In a genomic window of Nostoc sp. UHCC 0870:
- a CDS encoding Uma2 family endonuclease, with protein sequence MTATLLTPPDEIIHLTGISWQTYERLLEELSDRRLRLTYNRGNLEIMSPSPEHERFKKVAGRFVEIIAEELDISIEPLGSTTLKRPELGGAELDECFYIRNIALVRGKKRLDLTQDPAPDLVVEIDVTSSSDSRLRVYADLGVAEVWIYNGESLVIKQLQNDTYITCQTSQFFVKLPIPEIAGFLQQAETMDYLELVKIFRDWVKSQLS encoded by the coding sequence ATGACTGCAACATTGCTGACACCACCGGATGAAATAATTCACCTGACGGGGATTAGCTGGCAGACTTATGAGAGATTACTAGAAGAATTAAGCGATCGCCGTCTCCGGTTGACTTACAATCGTGGCAACCTAGAAATTATGTCCCCATCCCCAGAACATGAAAGATTTAAGAAAGTTGCAGGGCGTTTTGTTGAGATAATCGCTGAAGAACTGGATATAAGTATAGAACCCTTGGGTTCAACTACTTTAAAACGTCCTGAACTGGGTGGTGCAGAACTAGATGAATGTTTCTACATTCGTAATATTGCCCTAGTTCGGGGAAAAAAACGACTGGACTTAACACAAGACCCCGCGCCCGATTTAGTCGTGGAAATTGATGTCACCAGCAGTTCTGATAGTCGTCTACGAGTCTATGCAGATTTGGGTGTGGCAGAAGTTTGGATTTATAACGGGGAATCTCTGGTGATTAAACAATTACAAAATGACACCTATATTACCTGCCAAACTAGTCAATTCTTTGTTAAGTTACCCATTCCAGAAATTGCTGGATTTTTGCAACAAGCCGAAACAATGGATTATCTGGAATTAGTAAAAATATTTCGTGATTGGGTGAAAAGTCAGTTGTCTTGA